One segment of Sesamum indicum cultivar Zhongzhi No. 13 linkage group LG4, S_indicum_v1.0, whole genome shotgun sequence DNA contains the following:
- the LOC110011866 gene encoding uncharacterized protein LOC110011866 gives MTDKEAKEERISTDVGLQENDNRGISLVSPQLDGNNYLSWARSIKITLGARRKLSYIDGTQTKPMEDKEDIEQWQKNDYMVVSWILNSISKEIAEAFLYAESARDLWVELEMRFGESNGPLLYQIQREIASISQNNSIVAGYFTKLKRLWDELGSLDPLPVCTCGASKRMSERNTSYQLIQFLMGLNDIYDHIKNQILIMDPLPSAAKAYSMVHRIEKQRQVNSEFTEIEKEGVMAVQISETKTQGNLRTNFKKGPAGL, from the coding sequence ATGACAGACaaagaagcaaaagaagaaagaatctCCACTGATGTGGGacttcaagaaaatgataatcGTGGCATATCTCTGGTATCTCCACAATTGGACGGGAACAATTACTTATCTTGGGCAAGATCCATCAAGATAACCCTTGGagcaagaagaaaattgaGTTACATTGATGGCACACAAACAAAACCGATGGAAGACAAAGAAGACATTGAGCAATGGCAGAAAAATGATTACATGGTAGTCTCTTGGATATTGAATTCAATATCAAAAGAGATTGCAGAAGCATTTTTATACGCAGAATCAGCAAGGGACTTGTGGGTTGAACTCGAGATGCGGTTTGGTGAAAGCAATGGTCCACTTCTATATCAAATACAAAGGGAAATTGCATCAATCTCACAAAACAATTCTATTGTAGCTGGATACTTTACAAAACTCAAGAGACTGTGGGATGAATTGGGATCTTTAGACCCCCTACCTGTGTGCACTTGTGGAGCCAGCAAAAGAATGTCTGAAAGAAACACTTCCTACCAATTGATCCAATTCCTCATGGGCCTCAATGACATCTATGATCATATCAAGAACCAGATATTAATCATGGATCCTTTGCCTTCCGCTGCAAAAGCATACTCCATGGTGCACAgaattgaaaaacaaagacaAGTTAACTCTGAATTTACTGAAATAGAAAAGGAAGGAGTTATGGCAGTCCAGA